Proteins encoded within one genomic window of Nitrospina gracilis 3/211:
- a CDS encoding flavin reductase family protein, with product MTQYNGYAAIRPADHFWVDVYHLMNSIVQPRPIAWISSISADGKRNLAPFSYFNICSMNPPMISNSIFFNRDGSEKDTLKNIKATREYVVGVVSYETADKANLSSAPFDYGVSEFDEAEVAVIERGEGKPPFIAESPVQLVCELNRTVPLGSGAGTGTLVLGDVREIYLSESLSSIEWQKGIPPELLNNVGRMGADFYAKTTDRFRMERPTVKK from the coding sequence ATGACCCAATACAACGGCTATGCCGCCATCCGGCCGGCGGACCATTTCTGGGTGGACGTGTACCACCTGATGAACTCCATCGTGCAGCCGCGTCCCATCGCGTGGATTTCCAGCATCTCCGCCGACGGCAAACGCAACCTCGCGCCGTTCAGTTATTTCAACATCTGTTCGATGAACCCGCCGATGATCTCCAATTCCATTTTCTTCAACCGCGACGGGTCGGAAAAGGACACGCTTAAAAACATCAAGGCGACGCGCGAGTACGTGGTGGGCGTGGTGTCGTACGAGACCGCGGACAAGGCGAATTTGAGTTCCGCCCCGTTCGATTACGGCGTCAGCGAGTTCGATGAAGCCGAAGTGGCGGTGATCGAGCGCGGCGAAGGCAAACCGCCGTTCATCGCCGAAAGCCCGGTGCAACTGGTGTGCGAACTCAACCGCACGGTTCCTTTGGGAAGCGGTGCGGGCACGGGCACGCTGGTGCTGGGCGACGTGCGTGAAATTTATCTTTCCGAATCTCTTTCCTCCATTGAGTGGCAGAAGGGCATCCCTCCCGAACTGCTCAACAACGTCGGCCGGATGGGCGCGGATTTTTACGCCAAGACCACCGACCGGTTCCGCATGGAACGCCCCACGGTCAAAAAATGA
- a CDS encoding thiolase family protein — protein MSRENSFTYIYSAVRTPIGRFNGALAPVPAPELAAFAIREALKRGGFEGEDIDEVILGNVLTAGVGQAPARQAALHSGIPDNVGATTVNKVCGSGMKAVMMADQSIRLSQSDFVVAGGMENMSRAPFLVPHMRRGHKLGNAHMVDGMIHDGLWDPHENRHMGELSQILAHRLGYTREAQDAYAKESYTRARKAMDKGIVAKELVTIPVWHRTYTQTVDHDEQPHLDNLDQFDSMPPVFEKPGGTITKANGAKLSDGAAALIVGKPSANHKPLARILGYAAHAQSPDTFALAPVEAIRKVLAAVRLEIKDIDLFEINEAFAPMSLAVNDQLGLDPEKVNVHGGSIALGHPIGATGARILVTLLNALKTQGKRRGCASLCIGGGEATAMVIELV, from the coding sequence ATGAGCCGGGAAAATTCCTTCACCTATATATACAGTGCCGTGCGCACCCCTATTGGACGCTTCAACGGCGCGCTCGCCCCGGTGCCCGCACCGGAGCTGGCGGCGTTTGCCATCCGCGAAGCGCTCAAGCGCGGCGGGTTCGAAGGCGAGGACATCGACGAGGTGATCCTCGGCAACGTGTTGACCGCGGGCGTGGGCCAGGCCCCGGCCCGGCAGGCGGCATTGCATTCCGGCATTCCGGACAACGTTGGCGCCACCACCGTCAACAAGGTCTGCGGTTCCGGTATGAAGGCGGTGATGATGGCGGATCAATCGATCCGTCTCAGTCAGTCCGATTTCGTTGTCGCCGGCGGCATGGAGAACATGAGCCGCGCGCCGTTCCTCGTGCCGCACATGCGGCGCGGTCACAAGCTGGGAAATGCGCACATGGTGGACGGCATGATCCACGATGGGCTGTGGGACCCTCATGAGAACCGGCACATGGGTGAGTTGAGCCAGATCCTCGCGCACCGCCTCGGTTACACCCGCGAGGCGCAGGACGCGTATGCGAAGGAAAGTTACACCCGCGCCCGCAAGGCGATGGACAAGGGCATCGTGGCGAAGGAACTGGTCACCATTCCCGTATGGCACCGCACCTACACGCAGACCGTCGATCACGACGAGCAGCCTCATCTCGACAACCTGGACCAGTTCGACTCGATGCCGCCGGTTTTCGAAAAGCCGGGCGGCACCATCACCAAGGCAAACGGAGCGAAACTGAGCGATGGCGCGGCGGCGCTGATCGTCGGCAAGCCGTCGGCCAACCACAAACCGCTGGCGCGCATCCTGGGATACGCCGCGCACGCGCAGTCGCCGGATACCTTCGCCTTGGCTCCGGTGGAGGCCATCCGGAAAGTGCTCGCGGCGGTGCGGCTGGAGATCAAGGATATCGACCTGTTCGAGATCAACGAAGCCTTCGCACCGATGTCGCTTGCGGTGAACGACCAACTGGGTCTCGACCCGGAAAAAGTGAACGTGCACGGCGGGTCGATCGCGCTCGGTCATCCCATCGGCGCGACGGGCGCGCGCATCCTGGTGACTCTGCTCAACGCGCTCAAGACGCAGGGCAAGAGGCGCGGATGCGCCAGTCTGTGCATCGGCGGCGGCGAGGCAACGGCGATGGTGATTGAACTGGTGTGA
- a CDS encoding acetoacetate--CoA ligase — MNPILWRPLKERAQHSHMARFIKGVNREFDLNIKTYSTLHRWSVKRLEQFWEYYLRQSGIDLTRPAKQTLSSKTMPGAVWFDGSELNYAANLLKGPGNKTAIISRSETRPTTHMTFDTLRHQVACFASALRRAGVEKGDRVAGYLPNIAETVVAMLGTSAVGGVWTSCSPDFGLQGVLDRFGQVEPKVLVTVGGYTYNGKAHSLDDRLRKLVPQIKGLSDVVVVPYLDPDYDPSRLGLTSAVLWKEFAREGGDVELRFDPVGFNDPLFILYSSGTTGLPKGIVHGAGGTLLQHHKEHALHTDIGPDDVVFYYTTCGWMMWNWLVSALARQATIVLYEGSPAYPSLDVLWQLVEETGITVFGTSPKYLAINREQGRVPGKEADLSSLKAILSTGSPLDREGFRYVYRAIKKDVQLSSICGGTDIISCFMLGNPMLPVREEEIQCLGLGMDVAALGPENKPVVGAQGELVCRSPAPSMPVAFWNDPDGARYRSAYFEKVPGVWVHGDYITITEEGGVIVYGRSDATLNPGGVRIGTAEIYRVVENLPEVEDSVVIGVEEAGDIRLILFVVLAEGVELDDALQARIRHALKTEESPRHVPHEMFHVREVPKTMNGKKVELAVRGVFSGKPPANLHVIANAGCMAEYEELYGRRLAVRGG, encoded by the coding sequence ATGAACCCGATCCTTTGGCGGCCCTTGAAAGAACGGGCACAACATTCCCACATGGCCCGGTTTATTAAAGGCGTGAACCGGGAGTTCGATCTCAATATCAAAACGTATTCCACCCTGCACCGCTGGTCTGTGAAGCGTCTTGAACAGTTCTGGGAATACTACCTGCGCCAGTCGGGAATCGATCTCACCCGCCCGGCGAAGCAAACCCTTTCTTCCAAAACCATGCCCGGCGCGGTGTGGTTCGACGGCTCGGAACTCAACTACGCGGCGAACCTGCTGAAAGGTCCGGGAAACAAAACGGCCATCATCAGCCGCTCGGAGACGCGTCCCACCACGCACATGACCTTCGACACACTCCGCCACCAGGTGGCGTGCTTCGCCTCGGCGCTTCGCCGTGCGGGGGTGGAGAAGGGCGACCGAGTGGCGGGTTACCTGCCGAACATTGCGGAGACGGTGGTCGCCATGCTGGGCACGTCGGCGGTGGGCGGGGTGTGGACCTCGTGCTCGCCGGATTTCGGTTTGCAGGGCGTGCTCGACCGCTTCGGCCAGGTGGAGCCGAAGGTGCTGGTCACGGTGGGCGGATACACTTACAACGGCAAAGCGCATTCCCTCGACGACCGTCTGCGTAAACTCGTGCCGCAGATCAAGGGGCTCAGCGATGTGGTTGTCGTGCCCTATCTCGATCCCGATTACGATCCATCCCGGCTCGGTCTCACTTCTGCAGTTTTATGGAAGGAGTTTGCGCGCGAAGGGGGTGATGTGGAGTTGCGGTTCGATCCGGTGGGCTTCAACGATCCCCTGTTCATCCTGTACTCCTCCGGGACGACGGGTCTGCCGAAAGGCATCGTGCACGGGGCCGGCGGCACGCTGTTGCAACATCATAAGGAGCACGCGCTTCATACCGACATCGGTCCCGACGACGTGGTGTTTTATTACACCACCTGCGGCTGGATGATGTGGAACTGGCTGGTCTCGGCGCTGGCGAGGCAGGCGACGATCGTGTTGTATGAAGGCTCGCCCGCGTACCCGTCGCTCGACGTGTTGTGGCAGTTGGTGGAGGAAACGGGAATCACCGTATTCGGCACCAGCCCGAAGTACCTTGCCATCAACCGGGAGCAGGGCCGGGTGCCGGGAAAAGAGGCGGACCTCTCCAGCCTGAAAGCGATCCTTTCCACCGGTTCGCCACTGGACCGCGAAGGGTTCCGTTACGTGTACCGCGCCATCAAAAAAGATGTTCAGTTGTCATCCATCTGTGGCGGCACCGACATCATCTCCTGTTTTATGTTGGGGAATCCCATGCTTCCCGTGCGCGAGGAAGAAATCCAGTGTCTGGGGCTGGGCATGGACGTGGCGGCGCTTGGTCCTGAGAACAAACCCGTAGTCGGGGCGCAGGGGGAACTGGTGTGCCGCTCGCCTGCGCCTTCCATGCCGGTGGCGTTCTGGAACGATCCGGACGGGGCGCGCTACCGCAGTGCGTATTTCGAAAAGGTGCCCGGTGTGTGGGTGCATGGCGACTACATCACCATCACCGAGGAAGGCGGTGTCATCGTTTACGGGCGGAGCGACGCCACGCTCAATCCCGGCGGCGTGCGCATCGGCACCGCGGAAATCTACCGCGTGGTGGAGAATTTGCCGGAGGTGGAAGACAGCGTGGTGATCGGCGTGGAAGAGGCGGGGGACATCCGCCTTATCCTGTTCGTGGTGTTGGCGGAAGGGGTGGAGCTTGACGATGCCTTGCAGGCACGCATCCGTCATGCCCTCAAGACCGAAGAATCGCCGCGCCATGTGCCGCACGAAATGTTCCATGTGCGGGAGGTGCCGAAAACCATGAACGGCAAGAAGGTGGAACTGGCGGTACGCGGCGTGTTCTCAGGCAAACCTCCGGCCAACCTGCACGTCATCGCCAACGCCGGGTGCATGGCGGAGTACGAGGAATTGTACGGCCGCAGGCTGGCCGTACGCGGCGGGTGA
- a CDS encoding hybrid sensor histidine kinase/response regulator, with protein MNTSRKIFGLIALVGVLVGMLGYFLLNHSQSIIKERIAGEIQHLTESTLESVNRILFMRGEELQILAHSLPIMEMVEQSNREFDALPDRDAFIRQMDKDWLAGQDTRAVRTLLNNPLSRTFTEKRRFLQKKYGVEVFNEIFATNRYGALIAASPRTTDYYQADESWYREALKSEDDVYVEDIAFDESTNSFSTTVAVRLRDDENRFVGMIKAGLHIVVIRNLLDQFKKEEPIQSLNYFLVDGKGAVILSSLASAIEGGKSPARIHPFGKDLSSWEPVSRVLAGENGYYFQEEGGQTSLITYQRSRKFENVSGLRWSLILQMDAKEVLEPVSVLRVGLGSIWGVLIVLALVVGGVLIFGFVQPAEKLMRTTRPRVRPSRKRVLSDSVRESPVGETEPIQDISLSFKNMTDELVLHLEELEKQVSTKAEELFVAKKDAEKANQAKSLFISNMSHEIRTPLNAVLGYAQILDRDPKLDSKQKAKIKGIYHSGSRLLQLINDVLDISKIEAQKEELHIHPFNLNDLIWEVDSRYGALCRGKGLEWAITGDVDRPLPVFGDEQKTHRVLSNLLDNAFKFTESGRVELRVTQEEGDRYRFEVIDTGPGIAPENQEAVFGIFEQGKVGVEKGGVGLGLAICRRLVKLMGGDIKLESQNGGPTRFIFELPLPPAQRPQRVGPADLKKHVTLAPGTTLRTLIVDDDPNHLDIMQEILQRVGMEVKIAVNGREGLAVLEDWNPDLLLIDYRMPEMDGLEMLREISRRHGPDRYRIVMVSASALDHEKKMFLDNGVTTVVSKPLVREELLEVIRRIMSVEFVAAYQDNGNGLEAEKPIVEYTQLSVPTVVVEEMREALAKGLFDEFEKLLPTMAHLGPEEEKLAARLQCMAEACDKASIAAELDKIPPHH; from the coding sequence ATGAATACTTCCCGGAAGATCTTTGGTCTGATTGCGCTGGTGGGCGTTCTGGTTGGAATGCTCGGTTATTTTCTTCTCAATCATTCCCAGTCCATTATCAAGGAACGCATTGCAGGCGAAATTCAGCATTTGACCGAAAGCACGCTGGAGTCTGTTAACCGCATCCTTTTCATGCGTGGGGAGGAGCTCCAGATCCTGGCTCACAGCCTGCCCATAATGGAAATGGTCGAACAATCCAACCGGGAGTTCGATGCCTTGCCGGACCGCGACGCCTTCATCCGGCAAATGGACAAGGACTGGCTGGCCGGACAGGATACCCGGGCGGTCCGCACTCTCCTGAACAATCCCTTGTCTCGAACCTTCACTGAAAAACGCCGGTTTCTGCAAAAGAAATACGGCGTGGAGGTGTTCAACGAAATCTTCGCCACCAACCGGTATGGTGCGCTGATAGCCGCCTCCCCCCGCACGACGGATTATTACCAGGCAGACGAAAGCTGGTACAGGGAAGCATTGAAGTCGGAAGACGACGTGTATGTGGAAGACATTGCGTTCGATGAGAGCACCAATTCCTTCTCCACAACCGTCGCCGTACGCCTGCGGGACGACGAGAACCGGTTTGTGGGAATGATCAAGGCCGGCCTTCACATTGTGGTCATCCGCAATCTGCTGGATCAGTTTAAAAAAGAGGAACCCATCCAATCCCTCAACTATTTCCTTGTCGATGGCAAGGGGGCCGTGATTTTAAGCAGCCTGGCCAGCGCCATCGAGGGCGGCAAGAGTCCGGCAAGGATCCATCCTTTTGGAAAAGACCTGTCCTCGTGGGAACCCGTGTCGCGGGTGCTGGCAGGAGAGAATGGTTATTATTTCCAGGAAGAAGGGGGGCAGACATCTCTGATCACCTACCAGCGGTCGCGGAAGTTTGAAAATGTTTCCGGTCTTCGCTGGTCCCTCATCCTCCAAATGGACGCGAAAGAGGTTCTGGAACCGGTATCCGTTTTGCGTGTGGGCCTGGGAAGCATATGGGGTGTCTTGATTGTGCTTGCCCTGGTTGTTGGCGGGGTCCTTATTTTCGGGTTCGTTCAGCCGGCGGAAAAACTCATGCGAACCACCCGGCCCCGTGTCCGTCCCAGTCGGAAAAGGGTCTTGTCCGATTCGGTACGTGAAAGCCCGGTGGGAGAGACCGAGCCCATCCAGGACATCTCCCTGTCCTTCAAAAACATGACGGATGAATTGGTGTTGCACCTGGAGGAACTGGAAAAACAGGTTTCGACCAAGGCCGAAGAACTTTTCGTTGCGAAAAAAGATGCGGAAAAAGCCAATCAGGCCAAAAGCCTGTTCATCTCCAACATGAGTCATGAGATCCGCACCCCACTCAATGCGGTGCTGGGATACGCGCAGATTCTGGACCGAGACCCCAAACTCGATTCCAAACAAAAGGCGAAGATCAAGGGAATTTACCATTCCGGATCGCGGCTGTTGCAATTGATCAACGATGTCCTGGACATCTCCAAGATCGAAGCGCAAAAAGAAGAACTGCATATTCATCCTTTCAATCTCAATGACCTGATCTGGGAGGTGGATTCCCGGTACGGGGCCTTGTGTCGTGGCAAAGGACTGGAGTGGGCGATCACGGGCGATGTGGATCGACCCCTTCCTGTATTCGGGGACGAGCAGAAAACCCACCGGGTATTGAGCAACCTGCTCGACAATGCTTTCAAGTTCACGGAATCGGGCCGCGTGGAATTACGGGTAACCCAGGAAGAAGGGGACCGTTACCGTTTCGAAGTGATCGATACCGGCCCCGGTATCGCCCCTGAAAACCAGGAAGCCGTGTTCGGTATTTTCGAACAGGGTAAAGTGGGTGTGGAAAAAGGTGGAGTCGGCCTCGGACTGGCTATCTGCAGGCGACTGGTGAAACTGATGGGCGGGGACATCAAGCTGGAATCTCAAAATGGCGGTCCCACCCGGTTTATTTTCGAGCTGCCGCTGCCCCCCGCCCAGCGCCCACAGAGAGTGGGCCCGGCGGATTTGAAAAAACACGTCACCCTGGCCCCCGGAACAACCCTGCGCACTCTCATTGTGGATGACGACCCAAACCATCTGGACATCATGCAGGAAATTCTCCAGCGCGTCGGCATGGAAGTCAAAATCGCCGTGAACGGGCGCGAGGGGCTGGCCGTGCTTGAGGATTGGAACCCAGACCTCCTTCTTATTGATTACCGTATGCCGGAAATGGACGGATTGGAAATGCTTCGTGAGATCTCCCGCAGGCATGGGCCCGACCGGTATCGAATTGTCATGGTTTCAGCTTCCGCACTGGATCACGAAAAGAAAATGTTTCTGGATAACGGGGTGACCACGGTCGTTTCCAAACCTTTGGTGCGGGAAGAGCTCCTGGAGGTCATCCGCCGTATCATGTCCGTGGAGTTTGTTGCCGCTTACCAGGACAACGGGAACGGGCTTGAGGCGGAGAAACCGATTGTTGAGTACACCCAACTCTCCGTTCCCACCGTGGTGGTGGAGGAGATGCGGGAGGCGCTGGCGAAAGGGCTTTTCGATGAATTCGAAAAGCTGCTCCCGACGATGGCGCATCTGGGTCCGGAAGAAGAAAAGCTTGCCGCCAGGTTGCAATGCATGGCGGAGGCGTGTGACAAAGCCTCCATAGCCGCTGAACTGGACAAGATCCCACCGCATCACTAA
- a CDS encoding hybrid sensor histidine kinase/response regulator, which yields MKLGQKLLAFILLFALGVGTVIYVQFSFSQETFRNQAGEEASRQAQTYLDFLESYLSLRIDQIEGLAHDQRVVAMAQRSNEFFDSLADPVSEIEEIESAWVSGRSHPHIDKLLNNDLSNIFARKIRFFLKEFEDGLYGEILAANRHGVIFGAYPRSTDFYQADEEWFRLSLNRPGVWIDEIGFDASSNSFSLSVGTRIVEDDRVLGVMKVGLKINALREFLDHFKDISTFKSFQYYLVDGDGEGILTSLSNVETAGRMEEGAGFFGTPLATWAPVERLLAGQTGYMHLDEGGAQTLVAFAPSRSLMDSEGLDWGLVLEMDASEVLAPSKYLEKRLQWIFALTLILFLILGGVFVVSVTRPVRDLTEGARKLESGDWNVDVATQSADEIGELSRAFQSMSQELLKNTEELENRVQERTEECKREQEKAEQANAAKSVFLSTMSHEIRTPLNAVLGYSQILLRDVGLDPLKKKKIQAIYLSGKHLLALINDVLDLSKIEAGKLEIYTEDFDLAEMIREVVRMNVGVCEQKGLKLKVTGMNLGQKVGVRGDQGKIRQVLINLVGNAIKFTEQGEVELKIEQGEGNRFDFTVRDSGPGISSEHQKLIFEPFGQVDREKVKGGTGLGLAICKRLIEGMGGKMEVVSREREGSCFYYSLDLPPAEGPLPQKDDTLHAVTGLASGFQVKALVVDDNETNTQILVEMLEALEVETQSAESGRKAMDRMRKWVPDIIFLDYSMPDMNGLQVVEQIHQRFGKDQIKIVMVSAYTFTHYRKMFEIGGSHAVLKKPVQREDILEVIQNLLGVEFQRA from the coding sequence GTGAAACTGGGTCAAAAGCTGCTTGCCTTCATTCTTTTGTTTGCCCTGGGTGTGGGCACGGTTATTTACGTTCAATTCAGCTTTTCTCAGGAAACGTTTCGCAACCAGGCGGGTGAGGAGGCCAGCCGTCAGGCCCAGACCTACCTGGACTTTCTTGAAAGCTATCTTTCACTTCGTATAGATCAAATTGAAGGGCTGGCCCATGATCAACGCGTGGTCGCCATGGCTCAGCGGTCTAACGAGTTTTTTGACTCCCTCGCCGATCCGGTATCCGAGATCGAGGAAATCGAGTCGGCCTGGGTGAGCGGGCGGTCGCATCCCCACATCGATAAGCTTTTAAATAACGACCTCTCAAATATCTTCGCCAGAAAAATCCGTTTCTTTCTTAAAGAATTTGAAGACGGCCTTTATGGCGAGATTCTCGCCGCCAACCGGCATGGAGTCATTTTCGGCGCTTACCCCAGGAGCACTGACTTTTATCAGGCAGACGAGGAGTGGTTTCGGCTTTCATTGAATCGCCCGGGTGTCTGGATTGATGAAATCGGTTTTGACGCCAGTTCCAATTCCTTTTCCCTTTCCGTGGGGACCCGGATTGTCGAAGACGACCGGGTGTTGGGTGTGATGAAGGTGGGCCTGAAAATCAATGCGCTTCGGGAATTTTTAGACCATTTCAAGGATATTTCCACTTTCAAGAGTTTCCAGTATTACCTGGTGGATGGGGACGGAGAGGGGATCCTGACCAGCTTGTCGAACGTGGAGACGGCAGGCAGGATGGAAGAGGGCGCGGGATTTTTCGGCACCCCCCTTGCCACGTGGGCTCCCGTGGAGCGGTTGCTGGCAGGGCAGACGGGGTATATGCACCTGGACGAAGGCGGAGCTCAAACCCTGGTGGCTTTTGCACCTTCCAGAAGCCTGATGGACTCCGAAGGTTTGGACTGGGGGCTGGTTTTAGAAATGGATGCCAGTGAAGTGCTGGCTCCTTCCAAATATTTGGAAAAACGCCTGCAATGGATTTTTGCTTTGACGCTGATCCTGTTTTTAATTCTGGGAGGGGTTTTTGTGGTGTCGGTCACCCGCCCGGTCCGGGACCTTACGGAAGGGGCGCGAAAACTGGAGAGCGGGGATTGGAATGTGGATGTGGCCACTCAATCCGCAGATGAAATCGGGGAGTTGTCCCGCGCCTTTCAGAGTATGTCGCAAGAATTGTTGAAAAATACCGAGGAACTGGAAAACCGGGTTCAGGAACGAACGGAGGAGTGCAAGAGGGAACAGGAAAAGGCGGAGCAAGCCAATGCAGCCAAAAGCGTTTTCCTGTCGACCATGAGCCATGAAATCCGCACGCCCTTGAATGCCGTACTGGGTTATTCACAGATCCTTTTGCGTGATGTCGGGCTGGACCCTCTGAAAAAGAAAAAAATCCAGGCGATCTACCTATCGGGCAAGCATCTCCTGGCCCTCATCAACGACGTTCTGGACCTTTCCAAGATTGAAGCCGGCAAACTTGAAATTTATACGGAGGATTTCGATCTGGCCGAAATGATCCGGGAAGTGGTCAGGATGAACGTCGGGGTTTGCGAGCAAAAGGGTCTCAAATTGAAAGTCACGGGCATGAACCTCGGTCAAAAGGTTGGAGTGCGCGGGGACCAGGGAAAAATCCGGCAGGTCCTGATCAATCTGGTCGGGAATGCCATCAAATTCACGGAACAGGGAGAAGTCGAATTGAAGATTGAGCAGGGGGAAGGAAACCGGTTCGACTTCACCGTCCGGGATTCCGGGCCCGGCATTTCCTCCGAACACCAGAAATTGATATTCGAACCCTTTGGCCAGGTGGACCGCGAAAAAGTAAAGGGAGGCACGGGATTGGGCCTCGCCATCTGCAAACGGTTGATTGAAGGTATGGGCGGGAAAATGGAGGTGGTTTCGAGGGAAAGGGAGGGATCGTGTTTTTACTATTCCCTTGACCTGCCGCCGGCAGAGGGCCCCTTGCCGCAAAAGGACGATACCCTGCATGCGGTCACCGGGCTGGCTTCCGGGTTTCAGGTGAAAGCGCTGGTCGTGGATGACAATGAGACCAATACGCAAATCCTCGTGGAAATGCTGGAAGCGCTCGAAGTGGAGACCCAGTCTGCGGAGAGCGGACGCAAAGCCATGGACCGGATGCGGAAGTGGGTGCCGGACATCATCTTCCTGGATTACAGCATGCCGGACATGAACGGTCTGCAGGTGGTGGAGCAGATTCACCAGCGCTTCGGCAAGGATCAGATCAAAATTGTCATGGTGTCGGCCTACACGTTCACCCATTACCGGAAAATGTTTGAAATTGGTGGCAGCCATGCCGTGCTCAAAAAGCCCGTCCAAAGGGAAGATATCCTGGAGGTCATCCAGAATCTCCTG